One window from the genome of Salmo salar chromosome ssa25, Ssal_v3.1, whole genome shotgun sequence encodes:
- the hao2 gene encoding 2-Hydroxyacid oxidase 2 isoform X3 produces MSTSCKREGIRCAEMAMVCLTDFEEYAKEHLSKATWDYYAAGADECCTRDDNLLAYKRIRLRPRILRDVSVSDTRTTVQGTEISFPVGIAPTAFHCLAWHEGEMATARGTEAVNTCYITSTYSTCSVEEIVAAAPNGYRWFQLYVYRDRKLSESIVHRVEALGYKALVLTVDVPYTGKRRNDIRNQFKLPPHLKVKNFDGVIQVMEAASSEEYGIPSNTLDPSISWKDVYWLQSLTRLPIIIKGILTKEDAELAVEHGVQGIIVSNHGGRQLDGGPATIDALSEIVDTVQGRIEVYLDGGIRTGSDVLKAVALGAKCVFIGRPAVWGLAYKGEEGVREVLQILNDEFRLSMALSGCRNVAEINRNLIQFSKQ; encoded by the exons AGAGGGGATCCGCTGTGCTGAGATGGCTATGGTATGTCTCACAGACTTTGAGGAGTATGCCAAAGAGCACCTCTCCAAGGCAACCTGGGACTACTACGCAGCCGGAGCAGACGAGTGCTGCACCAGGGACGACAATCTGCTGGCCTACAAACG GATCCGTCTGCGACCACGGATTCTACGGGACGTGTCAGTGAGTGACACCAGGACCACGGTGCAGGGCACAGAGATCAGCTTCCCCGTGGGCATCGCCCCCACTGCCTTCCATTGCCTGGCCTGGCACGAGGGTGAAATGGCTACTGCCAGGG gtACGGAGGCAGTGAACACGTGTTACATCACCAGTACCTACTCCACCTGCTCTGTGGAGGAGATCGTGGCTGCAGCGCCTAACGGCTACCGCTGGTTTCAGCTCTATGTGTACCGGGACAGGAAGCTGTCTGAGTCCATCGTTCACCGTGTGGAGGCCCTGGGATACAAAGCCTTGGTCCTCACCGTCGACGTGCCCTACACTGGGAAGCGCCGCAACGATATACGCAACCAGTTCAAGCTCCCGCCGCACCTCAAGGTCAAAAACTTTGACGGGGTCATCCAGGTAATG GAGGCTGCGAGTTCTGAAGAGTATGGTATCCCTTCCAACACCCTGGACCCCTCCATCAGCTGGAAGGACGTATACTGGCTGCAGTCTCTCACCCGCCTGCCCATCATCATCAAGGGCATCCTGACCAAGGAGGATGCTGAGCTGGCCGTGGAGCACGGCGTCCAGGGTATCATCGTGTCCAACCACGGAGGACGCCAGCTGGACGGAGGGCCCGCCACG ATAGATGCCCTATCTGAGATCGTGGATACGGTGCAAGGGCGTATCGAGGTGTATCTGGACGGGGGGATTCGCACCGGTAGTGACGTGCTGAAGGCCGTGGCTCTGGGAGCCAAGTGTGTGTTCATTGGGAGGCCAGCCGTGTGGGGCCTTGCCTATAAA GgtgaggagggagtgagggaggtacTACAGATCCTCAACGATGAGTTCCGTCTGTCAATGGCTCTGTCTG GGTGTAGGAACGTGGCTGAGATCAACAGGAACCTCATCCAGTTCTCTAAACAGTGA
- the hao2 gene encoding 2-Hydroxyacid oxidase 2 isoform X2 has protein sequence MSTSCKRDHISHREGIRCAEMAMVCLTDFEEYAKEHLSKATWDYYAAGADECCTRDDNLLAYKRIRLRPRILRDVSVSDTRTTVQGTEISFPVGIAPTAFHCLAWHEGEMATARGTEAVNTCYITSTYSTCSVEEIVAAAPNGYRWFQLYVYRDRKLSESIVHRVEALGYKALVLTVDVPYTGKRRNDIRNQFKLPPHLKVKNFDGVIQEAASSEEYGIPSNTLDPSISWKDVYWLQSLTRLPIIIKGILTKEDAELAVEHGVQGIIVSNHGGRQLDGGPATIDALSEIVDTVQGRIEVYLDGGIRTGSDVLKAVALGAKCVFIGRPAVWGLAYKGEEGVREVLQILNDEFRLSMALSGCRNVAEINRNLIQFSKQ, from the exons TGATCATATATCCCACAGAGAGGGGATCCGCTGTGCTGAGATGGCTATGGTATGTCTCACAGACTTTGAGGAGTATGCCAAAGAGCACCTCTCCAAGGCAACCTGGGACTACTACGCAGCCGGAGCAGACGAGTGCTGCACCAGGGACGACAATCTGCTGGCCTACAAACG GATCCGTCTGCGACCACGGATTCTACGGGACGTGTCAGTGAGTGACACCAGGACCACGGTGCAGGGCACAGAGATCAGCTTCCCCGTGGGCATCGCCCCCACTGCCTTCCATTGCCTGGCCTGGCACGAGGGTGAAATGGCTACTGCCAGGG gtACGGAGGCAGTGAACACGTGTTACATCACCAGTACCTACTCCACCTGCTCTGTGGAGGAGATCGTGGCTGCAGCGCCTAACGGCTACCGCTGGTTTCAGCTCTATGTGTACCGGGACAGGAAGCTGTCTGAGTCCATCGTTCACCGTGTGGAGGCCCTGGGATACAAAGCCTTGGTCCTCACCGTCGACGTGCCCTACACTGGGAAGCGCCGCAACGATATACGCAACCAGTTCAAGCTCCCGCCGCACCTCAAGGTCAAAAACTTTGACGGGGTCATCCAG GAGGCTGCGAGTTCTGAAGAGTATGGTATCCCTTCCAACACCCTGGACCCCTCCATCAGCTGGAAGGACGTATACTGGCTGCAGTCTCTCACCCGCCTGCCCATCATCATCAAGGGCATCCTGACCAAGGAGGATGCTGAGCTGGCCGTGGAGCACGGCGTCCAGGGTATCATCGTGTCCAACCACGGAGGACGCCAGCTGGACGGAGGGCCCGCCACG ATAGATGCCCTATCTGAGATCGTGGATACGGTGCAAGGGCGTATCGAGGTGTATCTGGACGGGGGGATTCGCACCGGTAGTGACGTGCTGAAGGCCGTGGCTCTGGGAGCCAAGTGTGTGTTCATTGGGAGGCCAGCCGTGTGGGGCCTTGCCTATAAA GgtgaggagggagtgagggaggtacTACAGATCCTCAACGATGAGTTCCGTCTGTCAATGGCTCTGTCTG GGTGTAGGAACGTGGCTGAGATCAACAGGAACCTCATCCAGTTCTCTAAACAGTGA
- the hao2 gene encoding 2-Hydroxyacid oxidase 2 isoform X1, with amino-acid sequence MSTSCKRDHISHREGIRCAEMAMVCLTDFEEYAKEHLSKATWDYYAAGADECCTRDDNLLAYKRIRLRPRILRDVSVSDTRTTVQGTEISFPVGIAPTAFHCLAWHEGEMATARGTEAVNTCYITSTYSTCSVEEIVAAAPNGYRWFQLYVYRDRKLSESIVHRVEALGYKALVLTVDVPYTGKRRNDIRNQFKLPPHLKVKNFDGVIQVMEAASSEEYGIPSNTLDPSISWKDVYWLQSLTRLPIIIKGILTKEDAELAVEHGVQGIIVSNHGGRQLDGGPATIDALSEIVDTVQGRIEVYLDGGIRTGSDVLKAVALGAKCVFIGRPAVWGLAYKGEEGVREVLQILNDEFRLSMALSGCRNVAEINRNLIQFSKQ; translated from the exons TGATCATATATCCCACAGAGAGGGGATCCGCTGTGCTGAGATGGCTATGGTATGTCTCACAGACTTTGAGGAGTATGCCAAAGAGCACCTCTCCAAGGCAACCTGGGACTACTACGCAGCCGGAGCAGACGAGTGCTGCACCAGGGACGACAATCTGCTGGCCTACAAACG GATCCGTCTGCGACCACGGATTCTACGGGACGTGTCAGTGAGTGACACCAGGACCACGGTGCAGGGCACAGAGATCAGCTTCCCCGTGGGCATCGCCCCCACTGCCTTCCATTGCCTGGCCTGGCACGAGGGTGAAATGGCTACTGCCAGGG gtACGGAGGCAGTGAACACGTGTTACATCACCAGTACCTACTCCACCTGCTCTGTGGAGGAGATCGTGGCTGCAGCGCCTAACGGCTACCGCTGGTTTCAGCTCTATGTGTACCGGGACAGGAAGCTGTCTGAGTCCATCGTTCACCGTGTGGAGGCCCTGGGATACAAAGCCTTGGTCCTCACCGTCGACGTGCCCTACACTGGGAAGCGCCGCAACGATATACGCAACCAGTTCAAGCTCCCGCCGCACCTCAAGGTCAAAAACTTTGACGGGGTCATCCAGGTAATG GAGGCTGCGAGTTCTGAAGAGTATGGTATCCCTTCCAACACCCTGGACCCCTCCATCAGCTGGAAGGACGTATACTGGCTGCAGTCTCTCACCCGCCTGCCCATCATCATCAAGGGCATCCTGACCAAGGAGGATGCTGAGCTGGCCGTGGAGCACGGCGTCCAGGGTATCATCGTGTCCAACCACGGAGGACGCCAGCTGGACGGAGGGCCCGCCACG ATAGATGCCCTATCTGAGATCGTGGATACGGTGCAAGGGCGTATCGAGGTGTATCTGGACGGGGGGATTCGCACCGGTAGTGACGTGCTGAAGGCCGTGGCTCTGGGAGCCAAGTGTGTGTTCATTGGGAGGCCAGCCGTGTGGGGCCTTGCCTATAAA GgtgaggagggagtgagggaggtacTACAGATCCTCAACGATGAGTTCCGTCTGTCAATGGCTCTGTCTG GGTGTAGGAACGTGGCTGAGATCAACAGGAACCTCATCCAGTTCTCTAAACAGTGA